The Streptomyces durmitorensis genome contains the following window.
GTCCAGCGGATCCGGGAGCAGCTTCGCCAGCTCCCCCGTCGCCTCGCCGTCCCACGGCACGAAGAGCCCGATCGGCACCCCGAGCCACACCCCGTTCGGCGCCCCGAGCAGCGCGGCCCCCGCGATGCGCTGGGGATGGGCGTCGCCGATCATCGCGTACAGCGCCGCCGCGAGCCCGGCGAGCACCGCCACGAGCGCCACCGCGACGAGACCGGAGGCGGCGGGCCGCACCACGCGGTGCACGGCGTCCCACCCCCGCGGCAGCGGCGTACGGCGTGAGGCGAGCAGCGCGATCAGCAGGACGCCGATGACCCACACCGCGCCCCCGAGCAGCGTCGGACCCGTGTCCACGGTGAAGCCGACCGCCGCCTTCGCCTGTGCGAGGTCGCCGAGCCGGTCGGGCAGCAGGCCGCCGACGTCACCGAGCCCGTCGGGGAGTTTGTCCGTGATGTCGTCCGGGAGCTGGTCGATCCCCTCGCCGATGCCCTTGTCGATCCCCAGCTGGTCGCCGTCGATCGTGATGATGTCGTGACCCGCCCATGCCAACCCGCCGAGCATCGCCACAAAGAGGACGATCACCGCGCCCGCGCGCGCGGCCAGTTCGGCGGGTGTGATCACAACTCCCGCCGCGCGCAAGGAACGTAGGAAGAAATACGCCAGCAGTACCGCCCCCGCGAGCCCGACGCCCAGCGGCGCGATGTCGATGGCGGTGGTCGCCTCGGCCCCTTCGAGCCCGAACGCCGAGACGTCACCGGACGGGGTGACCGAGCCGCCCACGCCGAGCGCCACCACAGCCGCCGTCATCGGCCCCAGTGACCCCACCGCGTCCGCGCCGAGCAGATGCAGGCCGAGCGCGGCCGTACCGGCCATGCCGACAAGAGCCCAGCTCACGGCGGCGATCGCGGAGAGCAGCACATCGCCCCACCGCACGCCCCGGCCTTCGGCCTGTTTCCCGCCGGTCTCCATGAGGACCCCCCGACTTCCGCCGCGTCGCCCTATTCATGCGAGATGTGCGCAATGCGCATGATCCGTATGCACTCGTGGGCGGTTACTACTCTCCGGGGCGGTTTCTGCCCCGTCAACGGGGCGGTCGCGGAGGCCCGTACGCAGTCTTCACAAGGCCCGACTTTCGGTCAGAGGCCTCCGCCTGAAATAGTTCCTCCCGATGTTCGACATCCCTAGACTCCCCATATGGGGGCTAGCTCGGGGGACAACTCAGTGGGGCTGGAGTGCCGGAACTCGTACTGGAATTGAATGGAAGGACCTGGACGCTCGATCCGTCCAGGTCATACACCCTCGGACGTGATCCGCAGGGAGATCTCGCGCTTGACGACGCCAGGGTGTCCTGGCGTCACGCCACGATCAGCTGGAGCGGCCGCAGTTGGGTCATCGAGGACCACGGCAGCACCAACGGCACCTTTGTGCAGGGCCAGCGGATCCACCAGATGGAAATCGGCCCCGGCTCGGCCGTGAACCTTGGCAACGCGACCGACGGTCCGCGGCTGAATGTGTCCGGCAGCGCGGCGGGCGCCGCCGCCGTGTCCGCGCCGCAGCAGGCCGCTCAGCAGGCACCGGCCCAGCAGGCGCCGCAACACCAGGCACCGCAGCACCACGCGCAGCAGCAGGGCGGACCCGGCTGGGCCGCCAAGGCATCCCAGCAGCAGGCGCCGCAGTACCCGGCGCAGCAGCAGATGCCCCAGCAGCAGGGCTGGCAGCAGCAGCCCCAGCAGCAAGCTCATCACCAGCAGCCTCAGCAGCCTCAGCAGCCTCAGGTCCCGCAGCAGCAGGGCCCCGGTGCGGGTTCCGGCGGTGTCGCGGGGGCCCCGCCGGTCTACGGAGACCGCAGCCCGACGACGTTCCACCAGCTCTCGCTCGGCCGCAAGATGCGCATCGGCCGTGCCCTGGAGAACGAACTGGTCGTCTCCGACCTCCAGGTCTCGCGGCACCACGCCGAGTTCACGGCCACCCCGGACGGCCGCTTCGAGATCCACGATCTCGGCTCGCACAACGGCACGTACATCAACGGTCAGCCGGTCGCGAAGTCGGGCACGGCCCTCATCGGCCCGAACGACATCGTCAGCGTCGGCCACTCGACGTTCCGGCTCGTCGGCGACCGGCTCGAGGAGTTCGTCGACACCGGTGAGATCTCCTTCTCCGCCCGCCACCTCACGGTGACGGTCGACGGCGGCAAGGACATCCTCAAGGACGTCTCCTTCGGCGTCCCGGAGAAGTCGCTCATCGCGGTCATCGGCCCCTCGGGCTCCGGAAAGTCCACCCTGCTCAAGGCGCTCACCGGCTACCGGCCCGCCAACAAGGGTGACGTCCTCTACGACAACCGGAACCTCTACAAGCAGTTCGCCGAGCTGCGCCAGCGCATCGGTCTGGTCCCGCAGGACGACATCCTGCACAAGGAACTGACCGTCAAGAAGGCCCTCAAATACGCCGCCAAGCTGCGCTTCCCCTCGGACACCAGCGAGCAGGAGCGCGAGCAGCGCATCGACGAGGTCCTGCGCGAGCTCAAGCTGGACATCCACAAGGAGAAGAAGGTCACCTCCCTCTCCGGTGGCCAGCGCAAGCGTGTGTCGGTGGCCCTCGAGCTGCTCACCAAGCCGTCGCTGATCTTCCTGGACGAGCCGACCTCCGGCCTCGACCCGGGCATGGACCGCGACGTCATGCAGCTCCTGCGCGGCCTCGCCGACGACGGCCGTACGGTCCTGGTCGTCACGCACTCGGTCGCCGAGCTGGCGATCTGCGACAAGCTCCTGGTGATGGCGCCGGGCGGCTCGGTCGCGTACTTCGGTCCGCCGGAGGAAGCGCTCAACTTCTTCGGCTACCAGACGTGGGCGGATGTCTTCTCGGCGTTCGAGAACTACCGCGACTACGACTGGGCGGGCCGCTGGAAGGGCTCGCAGCACTACCAGATGTACGCCGCCGACATCGACGCCGTGGCCGCGCAGTCGGTCCACATGCCGCCGCCGCAGTCGATCAGGCCGCCCAAGCCGCAGGGCTGGGGCTCGCAGCTGTGGACCCTGATCCGCCGCTACACCTCGGTGATCGCCTCGGACAAGGGCTTCCTTGGCCTGATGGTGATCCTGCCCGCGGTCCTCGGCATCGTCAGCGTCGTCATCCCGGCCGACTTCGGGCTCGGCCCGCCCAAGCCGCCGTCGAAGTTCAA
Protein-coding sequences here:
- a CDS encoding FHA domain-containing protein gives rise to the protein MPELVLELNGRTWTLDPSRSYTLGRDPQGDLALDDARVSWRHATISWSGRSWVIEDHGSTNGTFVQGQRIHQMEIGPGSAVNLGNATDGPRLNVSGSAAGAAAVSAPQQAAQQAPAQQAPQHQAPQHHAQQQGGPGWAAKASQQQAPQYPAQQQMPQQQGWQQQPQQQAHHQQPQQPQQPQVPQQQGPGAGSGGVAGAPPVYGDRSPTTFHQLSLGRKMRIGRALENELVVSDLQVSRHHAEFTATPDGRFEIHDLGSHNGTYINGQPVAKSGTALIGPNDIVSVGHSTFRLVGDRLEEFVDTGEISFSARHLTVTVDGGKDILKDVSFGVPEKSLIAVIGPSGSGKSTLLKALTGYRPANKGDVLYDNRNLYKQFAELRQRIGLVPQDDILHKELTVKKALKYAAKLRFPSDTSEQEREQRIDEVLRELKLDIHKEKKVTSLSGGQRKRVSVALELLTKPSLIFLDEPTSGLDPGMDRDVMQLLRGLADDGRTVLVVTHSVAELAICDKLLVMAPGGSVAYFGPPEEALNFFGYQTWADVFSAFENYRDYDWAGRWKGSQHYQMYAADIDAVAAQSVHMPPPQSIRPPKPQGWGSQLWTLIRRYTSVIASDKGFLGLMVILPAVLGIVSVVIPADFGLGPPKPPSKFNGDAGTIMLILAVGMCFSGAANSVRELIKERVIYERERATGLSRSAYLMSKVIVLGVITAFQGVIICGIGFATRDMPEEGLIMPPAVEICLVIIALGFTSMMFGLVISSLVKTSEKTMPLLVMFAIVQVVFTGVLFQVYGSPGLEQFAWLMPSRWAIAGAGATLDLAHLMPPWDPKKPGDLDPLWEHSAGQWGMNITILLAIGVICGFAVARLLRRHEPEVMRK